In Alteromonas sp. RKMC-009, the genomic stretch AGTTTAAAGTGGAAGCAGGATGGACCCGGCATGGACGATAGACGGGTTATCTCAACCGGTAGCAGCGCTCGGGGCGGCCCACGTTGCCGTAAACCTGTTCAGCAATGAGCTCTTCGGTTTCCAATAAGTATTCGAGATAGCGACGGGCGGTGGAGCGGCTTACGCCGACAGTGTCACCAACCTGTTGTGCACTCAGGCTGTCTTTAGGCGCTGCAGTAAAGACCTGCTGTATTTTTTGAAGTGTCAGGCCATCTACGCCTTTGGGTAAGCGCTGCGCCTTTCCGTCGCTCTGCCGGCTGAAGAATTGATCCACGACAGTTTGCGTAAGCTCTGACGCACCGGATAACTGCTTATGGCGGTTCTCAAAGTGCTGCAGGGCCTGTTCCAAACGACTTTGCAGAATCGGTTTTACCAGAAAGTCAGACACGCCTAATTTCATTGCCTGCTCCAGTACCTGTACTTCTTTCGCTGCCGTTAGCAGAAACACTTCTGTCTTCTGCAATTCATCGTGATGGCTTTTCATCAGTTCAAGGCCATTACCGTCGGGCAGATAAACATCCAGCAGAAGTAAGTCAGGCTGCATGGCGCCGAGCAAAGCTTCAGCTGCCGCCACGTTATTTGCCATGCCCATCACCATGTAGCGACCGGTTTGAATGAGGTACTGAGCCAGATACTGGGCTACGTGGGGCTGATCTTCAACAATAATACAAGAGTAGGGCATAACTATTTTGACACTTCTGTTCTCGGAATATACACAGAGAAGCGGGCTCCGCCTGATTCCGACTCGCCAATCTCGATACTGCCGTTGCAGCCTTCAAGATGCGTTTTCACTATATACATGCCCACTCCATGACGGGCATCAGATTTTGAGCTGAACGACGGTGCGAAAATACGTTCATATTCAGCAGCGGGAATACCGTCACCGCTGTCTTCAACATCGAAAACGATATTATTGCCCATTTCTTCCAGGCTCACACTGACTTTTGCCGGCCGGTGACTGCTCGCACGCTGGGACGCTTCGATGGCATTATCGATCAGGTTACCGAAGATAGAAACCAGACATTCGAGTAAGTGTTTATCGTTAATCACAGAAAGCTGCGTATCCGGACTGATGTCCAGCGCCACATTGCCTTCCTGTGCTTTGTGATATTTGCCGAACAACAAAGCGGCGAGCACCGGCGTTTGTACCCGGCCGACCAGACTGTGTACCTGCGTCTGCACTTCCTGACTTTCATTACTGATCAGTTCAAGGGCTTTTTCCACATTCCCCATCTGCAGCAAGGCGGCAAGGGTATTCAGTTTGTTCGAGTAATCGTGAGTCTGAACCCGCAGCAGCTCAGCAAACGCTTCCACCCGTGCAAGTTGCTGTGACAAATGTTCCACTTCATCGGCAGGACGCATAGTCAGCATCAGGCCGGCCATCTGACCCTGAACTTGTAAAGGTACGCGGGATAACACCAGCCATTGCTGATTGGCAAACAGTTCGAAACCACGGATGTGTTTGTCGGTGTTTTTCAGCAGAAATTCTGCATGCTGGGGCAGGATGTCGTTTATCGTGCCGCCGTTTTCGTTCTCAGCGAATAACAATACCCTGGCACGCTGGTTCATGCGTTGTATTTTACCGTCCAGTGTCATGGCAATGATACCGGTCCGCACGGTGTTAAAGATAGCTTCCTGCTCGGCATACAAGCGGCCAATTTCATCCGGTTGCAGACCAAATAAACGACTACGCACACGGTTACCAATCCAGCGCGCGGCAATCACAGCCAACGCCAGAATTACAAAAATAACGCCCAGGATAAGCCAGGTTTGTTGCTCAATGGCGAGGCTTACTGATTTTTCCAAAAATCCCACAGACACCAATCCGATGATATCGCCACTGGCATTGATAACCGGCGCTTTACCACGGATTGACGGACCCATAGAACCCGTTGAAGAGGAGATGTAATAGTTGCCTTCCAGTGCAGCCTGACTGTCGCCGCCTTGCATTGGCTGGCCGACACGATCTGTTACCGGGTGAAATAAACGGATTTTACTTTCGTTCCCAATGACAACATAACTGGCGCCGTAACCGTGTTGCAGCAGAGCGAGTTCCCGCTGAAGCGGTTCAGGAACGGATTCTGCTTCTACAGCATGGATGATATCGGGACGACTGGCGAGGGAACGGGCAATGGCAAGCGCCTGTTGCCCGGTTTTTTCTTCAATGACAGAAGCCAGCAGGTACTGACTGGCAAAGCCTAATACAGCAAGCTGTAGCAGGCTCATTACAACGATGGCGGCAACTAACCAGGATTCCAGTTTGTTACGAATGAAATAACGTTTTGTTGCCACCAGTTATTTTGCCCCTTTTTAGTCCGGCGTTGCCGTTGTATTTGCCCGGCGGTTTTTGACAAAACCTAACAGCGGTACCAGCAACACAACAATTGCCACGATCAGAATCGACAGGGTAAGCGGCCGCTCCCAGATGAAACTGAATGAACCGTCTGAAATCAGCATGGCACGACGGAAGTTGCGCTCAATCATGTCGCCCAAAATAAAGCCCAGTAGCAGCGGGGCCATAGGGAATTGTAATATGCGCAGGACAACCGCCACGAAGGCAAACCCGATCATCATAAATAAATCGAATGTGTTAAAGGATACCAGATACACACCAATTAAACTGAAGAACAGAATAAAAATGGTCAGCAGTGATTTGGGCAATACCAGCACTTTGGCCAGATACGGGATCAGTGGCAGGTTCAGGATGAGCAGTACCACGTTACCAAAATACATGGACACAATGACAGACCAGAATACGTCAGGATTTTCCTGCATAAGCAGCGGTCCCGGTTGTAAGCCGTAAGCAATCAGTGCACCCAGCATAATTGCCGTAGTACCTGATCCAGGGATCCCCAGCGTTAACAAAGGGACAAATGAACCTGTACACGCCGCGTTGTTCGCTGCTTCAGGTGCAGCAAGACCACGCTTGGCACCCTGGCCAAACTCTTTCTTGAAGCGGGCAGGGGCCAGATTTCTTTCTGCGGCATAGGCCATAAAGCTGGCGATGGTTGCACCGGCACCGGGCAAAACACCAATTAAAAAGCCAAGGATGGATGAACGGCCTACTGATGGCGCGATTTCTTTTACTTCGTCTTTGCTCAGCTTAAAGCTGCCCAATTGATTACCGCCCATGCTGGTGTCTTTAGCACTGTCAGGCTTAATGACATTCATCAAGGCTTCTGACAAGGCAAAAGTGGCCATAGCAATCAGCAGAAAGCTCAGCCCGTCCAGCAAATCGGGCTGGCCGAAAGTAAAGCGCTCAGTACCGGATGACGGGTCGATACCAATGGTGGACAGGGCAAGACCAAATACGGTCATCATCATGGCTTTTAAAAATTCGCCGTTGCTGGAGAACGCTGCAATAGCGGTTAAACCTACCAGCATTAACATCACGTAGTCGCCGGAATGGAAACTCAGCGAGACTTCTGCCAGCGTAGGAGCCGCTACCATCAGCATTACCGCACCGATGGTACCGCCTGTGAACGAGGCCCAGGCTGCGATGGCCAGTGCCTTACCGGCCTGTCCCTTCATAGCCAGAGGATAACCGTCGAAGGATGAGGCGACGGTGCCGGCAATGCCCGGTGCGTTAATCAAAATGGAGCTGGTTGAGCCTCCAAAGATGGCACCGTAATAAACTCCGGCCATCAGAATCATGCCTGAACTGGGGCCGATACTGTAGGTGATCGGGATCATTAAAGCGATGGCAGTAATGGGTCCTAAGCCCGGGAGCATACCGATAAAGGTACCGACCAGACAGCCAATCACAACATACATCAAATTGTGCCATTGGAATGCGGCATCCAGGCCTATCATCATTGCATCAAACATGGGTTAACTCCAGAGGCTGCCGGGGGCCAGGTAAATATCAAGAAGTTGGGTCATGAGGAGCCAGAAAAACACCACCATAGGGACTGAGGCGAACAGCACTATGCGGGCGCGTCTTTCTCCCATAACCCAAAAGCCGGAAATCAGAAAAATAAGTGTTGCTACAATGAACCCTAACGGATCGAGCAGCGCGCTGTAGATCACCATCAGCAGCATAACAATCGCGGTCTGACGAACGGTATGTTTAGTGATCCCAAGCGGCTTTTGTTCGCCCTGTGGTTCCTTGCTTTTAATAACATGGCTGACGATAGCTAAAAAACTGAACAGGGCGCCTGCCATGGCGTAGAGTTTTGGCATAGTGGATGAATCCACCACTTCATATTGTTCAAACGGTAGCAGAGGAATTTGCCAGGCATAGATACCGTAAAACGTGAAAAAAACGAGAAACAGGGCAGGGCCGGTTAACTGACGTGTCATTGTTGTTGCTCCTGTTGAATAAAGCCAAGTTGAATCATCAGGGTCTTAATTTGTGCTTCCTGGGCTGCCAGGTCTGCGGCAAAATCGTCCGTGGTACGGAACAAATCCATCCAACCGTTCCGGTCACGAACTGCCGCCCACTCAGGGGTTTTCAGCAGCGCGGCGTATTTATCGATATATTCCTGTACTTTTTCATCAGATGTATCAGGCGCTGCAAACAATCCACGCCAGTTTACGAACGTTGCGTCGTAGCCCAGCGATTTTAAAGTGGGAATATCCGGATAGGCGGGCACGGTTTCAGGGGCTGTGATGGCTAAAATACGTGCCTGGCCACCTTCTGCAATTTCCAGTGCTTCGCTTAATCCGGTAGAAAGCATTTGTACTTCACCTGAAAGCAGTCCGGCTTTTGCCTGACCGCCTGCGTCATAAGGGATGTAGCGGATGCGGGCACCGTCTAGGCCGGCAGCATTGACTGCCAGCGAAGCCACCAGATGATCCATACTGCCCCGTGCAGAACCGCCTGCGATGGTCAGTTCACGGACGTTTTTGGACAGGATCGCTATGGCTTCATTCCAACTTTTGATGGGCGAGTCTTCTCGCACCACAAAGGCGCCGTAGTCGGCAATTATGCTGGCAACGGGCTTCACATCACGGTAGCTGAAGGGTACCTGACCGGTTAACGCACGGATTACAATAGGCGTAGAATTAACCATTAACATATCGCCGTGTTTGTTACCGGATTCAATCAGATAAGCGATAGCGCGACCACCACCACCACCGGACATGTTCTGAAACGAAGCGTTATCTGAAATACCTGACTTCATCAACGCTTCCCCGATACCACGACCGGTAGTGTCCCAGCCGCCGCCGGGACCGCCGGGGATCAGAAAGTGATCCTTGGCGAAGGCACTGGCACTCACCAGCCACAATATTGCAGCACTAATCAAAACAGAACGCATGAATCCCTCCGTTAAAAGTCGTAATGGAAACGCATGGTGATGGCATTGCCGCTGGTTTCATCACCCACAAGCGCTTCTGTGCCGGGGCCTGACACTTTGCTATGCACGCCGTTCAGCATAATTTTTGTATTTTCATCGATGTAGTAAGACACACCCGCGGTGAAGGATTTGGCCTGGGTACCCTGAAACTCGCTGGTAGCATCCATAGACGAAACGCGGGCGGCTATTTCCCACGCGTCTTCAACGCCTTTGGGCTGATTGAAACGTGCGCTGCCTTTGGAATAAGACTTGCTCTCGCCGGTTAGCATGTAGCTGGCCTGAAAGTAATAGCCGTCGTAGTTTTCGTCGTCGGGCAGGGATGCAGGATCGCTAGTGGCGATATTGCGACGGGCTACTTCACCCTGAACCAGTAAGCTTTTGTACTGGTAGGCGGCTTCAATGCCGTACTGACTCAGATGGTCAAGGGGCACGATATCACCGCCTGCGGCATAATTTACCAGTCTCACGTTCGGCTCTCTGACTTCCGCGCGGGCGAAAGAGGCTGACAACTGGCTGTTATCCATTTTGCGGTACGAGCCCCATGAGCCCAGGTGGATCAGATTGTTTTCTTTAAATTCGTGAGCCCAGGTGAGGCGTCCGGTGGTTGCCAATGAAATGGCGGAGTCATCATCGGTACCTTCTGCGCCAAATGCATCATTTTTATGCACACCCACAGCGTAACGCAAACCTGTTGACGGGAAATATTGATACGCAGCCACACCCCAACGAAAATAGGGCGACATAGTATTTGCCATGCTGGCACGCTCAATTAACGCCATGTGCTTAGAGCTGGTCAGAGCGTCCAGAGTAATGTCTTCACGGATTTTACCGAACTTAATCGTCGGGCCGTTTTCAAAACCGGTATATTCAAAACGAAGTAACAAAATTTCGATGGTTTCTTCGGCGAATTCCAGAATCATCTTGTATTCCAGATCGCTGCGTTCGCCTTCTACCGACAACCGCGCACGGCGGGGAAAAATAGTAGAACCTGTGTTGCCTTCGTTGTCTGCATTGTAGGCACCGTCGAAGATGTTAGCGTCTATCTGAAGTCGCCCGCCTAACGTCACCCATTTATCGTCACTGGCGTCTTTCGCTTCCATTGATGCGAGCTGTTGCTCTAACTGAGAAAGCCTGTTTTCAAGAGACTGATTACTGGCTGATTCTGTTTGTGCCGAAGCCTGATAAGTGGCTGCCAGACACAGCAAACCAATTGTTGTTTTATGCATCACAAAGTACCTCAATGTTTCGTGACGCAAGAATATTGTTAGTCCTTTGTTAAGGCTATGTAATGGATGTTTTTGTGCTTGAAAATATAACTGTCTGTTTTGTTTGTTTTGTCCATGAACACAATGAACAAAATGGATCAGGTTGCAGAAATAAACGAAGCTTTACCGGT encodes the following:
- a CDS encoding response regulator, whose protein sequence is MPYSCIIVEDQPHVAQYLAQYLIQTGRYMVMGMANNVAAAEALLGAMQPDLLLLDVYLPDGNGLELMKSHHDELQKTEVFLLTAAKEVQVLEQAMKLGVSDFLVKPILQSRLEQALQHFENRHKQLSGASELTQTVVDQFFSRQSDGKAQRLPKGVDGLTLQKIQQVFTAAPKDSLSAQQVGDTVGVSRSTARRYLEYLLETEELIAEQVYGNVGRPERCYRLR
- a CDS encoding sensor histidine kinase, which translates into the protein MATKRYFIRNKLESWLVAAIVVMSLLQLAVLGFASQYLLASVIEEKTGQQALAIARSLASRPDIIHAVEAESVPEPLQRELALLQHGYGASYVVIGNESKIRLFHPVTDRVGQPMQGGDSQAALEGNYYISSSTGSMGPSIRGKAPVINASGDIIGLVSVGFLEKSVSLAIEQQTWLILGVIFVILALAVIAARWIGNRVRSRLFGLQPDEIGRLYAEQEAIFNTVRTGIIAMTLDGKIQRMNQRARVLLFAENENGGTINDILPQHAEFLLKNTDKHIRGFELFANQQWLVLSRVPLQVQGQMAGLMLTMRPADEVEHLSQQLARVEAFAELLRVQTHDYSNKLNTLAALLQMGNVEKALELISNESQEVQTQVHSLVGRVQTPVLAALLFGKYHKAQEGNVALDISPDTQLSVINDKHLLECLVSIFGNLIDNAIEASQRASSHRPAKVSVSLEEMGNNIVFDVEDSGDGIPAAEYERIFAPSFSSKSDARHGVGMYIVKTHLEGCNGSIEIGESESGGARFSVYIPRTEVSK
- a CDS encoding tripartite tricarboxylate transporter permease; its protein translation is MFDAMMIGLDAAFQWHNLMYVVIGCLVGTFIGMLPGLGPITAIALMIPITYSIGPSSGMILMAGVYYGAIFGGSTSSILINAPGIAGTVASSFDGYPLAMKGQAGKALAIAAWASFTGGTIGAVMLMVAAPTLAEVSLSFHSGDYVMLMLVGLTAIAAFSSNGEFLKAMMMTVFGLALSTIGIDPSSGTERFTFGQPDLLDGLSFLLIAMATFALSEALMNVIKPDSAKDTSMGGNQLGSFKLSKDEVKEIAPSVGRSSILGFLIGVLPGAGATIASFMAYAAERNLAPARFKKEFGQGAKRGLAAPEAANNAACTGSFVPLLTLGIPGSGTTAIMLGALIAYGLQPGPLLMQENPDVFWSVIVSMYFGNVVLLILNLPLIPYLAKVLVLPKSLLTIFILFFSLIGVYLVSFNTFDLFMMIGFAFVAVVLRILQFPMAPLLLGFILGDMIERNFRRAMLISDGSFSFIWERPLTLSILIVAIVVLLVPLLGFVKNRRANTTATPD
- a CDS encoding tripartite tricarboxylate transporter TctB family protein, which gives rise to MTRQLTGPALFLVFFTFYGIYAWQIPLLPFEQYEVVDSSTMPKLYAMAGALFSFLAIVSHVIKSKEPQGEQKPLGITKHTVRQTAIVMLLMVIYSALLDPLGFIVATLIFLISGFWVMGERRARIVLFASVPMVVFFWLLMTQLLDIYLAPGSLWS
- a CDS encoding Bug family tripartite tricarboxylate transporter substrate binding protein, whose amino-acid sequence is MRSVLISAAILWLVSASAFAKDHFLIPGGPGGGWDTTGRGIGEALMKSGISDNASFQNMSGGGGGRAIAYLIESGNKHGDMLMVNSTPIVIRALTGQVPFSYRDVKPVASIIADYGAFVVREDSPIKSWNEAIAILSKNVRELTIAGGSARGSMDHLVASLAVNAAGLDGARIRYIPYDAGGQAKAGLLSGEVQMLSTGLSEALEIAEGGQARILAITAPETVPAYPDIPTLKSLGYDATFVNWRGLFAAPDTSDEKVQEYIDKYAALLKTPEWAAVRDRNGWMDLFRTTDDFAADLAAQEAQIKTLMIQLGFIQQEQQQ
- a CDS encoding OprO/OprP family phosphate-selective porin; the protein is MHKTTIGLLCLAATYQASAQTESASNQSLENRLSQLEQQLASMEAKDASDDKWVTLGGRLQIDANIFDGAYNADNEGNTGSTIFPRRARLSVEGERSDLEYKMILEFAEETIEILLLRFEYTGFENGPTIKFGKIREDITLDALTSSKHMALIERASMANTMSPYFRWGVAAYQYFPSTGLRYAVGVHKNDAFGAEGTDDDSAISLATTGRLTWAHEFKENNLIHLGSWGSYRKMDNSQLSASFARAEVREPNVRLVNYAAGGDIVPLDHLSQYGIEAAYQYKSLLVQGEVARRNIATSDPASLPDDENYDGYYFQASYMLTGESKSYSKGSARFNQPKGVEDAWEIAARVSSMDATSEFQGTQAKSFTAGVSYYIDENTKIMLNGVHSKVSGPGTEALVGDETSGNAITMRFHYDF